CCACGCTTAAGCGGCACGCACTTTTTCAGCAATGGCTTCTGCGTAATGCGACGCAGCCGTCGCTGCTGCCGCCTCAACCATCACACGTAACACGGGTTCGGTGCCAGAGGCCCTAATTAAGACCCGGCCTGTATCGCCCAGTGCGCGCTCGGCATCAGCAATGGTCGCCTTGACCTCATGATTCGTCTGCCAATTATTCTCTGGGTGTAATCGAATGTTAATTAATTTTTGTGGGAAAAGTTGGACTTCGCGCAAGATCGTAGCAAGCGAGCTACCACTTCGTTTTAAAGCGGCCAGCACCAGCAACCCAGAAACAATGCCATCGCCAGTCGTATGCCGATCAAGCGATAAAATGTGGCCGGAGCCTTCCGCACCTAGCTGCCAACCGCGTTCCCGTAAGCGCTCAAGCACATAACGGTCACCCACGGCAGCGCGCTCAAAAGCAACGCCTAACCTCTGCAATGCAATTTCTACCGCTAAATTGGTCATTTGCGTGCCTACCACGCCGGCCACTTTGCCATCCGTCGCAATACGGTCAACGACCAGCGCATAAAGCAACTCATCGCCGTTGTATAAGCGCCCAGCAGCGTCGACAACTTGCAGCCGATCGGCATCCCCATCCAACGCAATCCCCAAGTCTGCATGGTTTGCTCGTACCGCTTCTATCAATGCATTGGGCGCAGTTGCGCCGCAATCTTGATTAATATTGAAACCGTTAGGCTGAGTACCGAGCGCGACCACATCGGCTCCTAATTCATGAAATACATGGGGCGCAATATCATAAGCCGCGCCATGCGCGCAATCGACCACCAATTTCATCCCACGCAAATCAAATTGAGCCGGGAAAGTGCTCTTGCAAAACTCAATATAGCGTCCGGCCGCATCATCTAGCCGGCGCGCCTTGCCCAGTTTTTCCGAGGGGGCGCAGACTAGATCTCGCTCAAGGTCCGCTTCAATCGCGCGCTCGATTTCGTCTGGCAATTTATTGCCGTCGGCTGAAAAAAACTTAATCCCATTATCGTAATAAGGGTTATGCGAAGCACTAATCACCACGCCCGCCGCTAAGCGTAAAGCGCGGGTCAGATAGGCTACGCCTGGCGTGGGCATCGGGCCGGCTAACATAACATCGACCCCCGCCGCAGAGAGTCCTGCCTCTAACGCAGCTTCAAGCATATAGCCGGATACGCGTGTGTCTTTTCCGATTAAGACAGTTGGCCGACTACCTGCCGCTAGCCGCTGGTCGGCTCCGGCCAATACTTTACCTGCGACATAACCAAGGCGTAAGACAAAATCTGGGGTAATCGGCAGTTCACCCACTTTACCGCGAATACCATCGGTACCAAAATAATGGCGCTTCATGGTTAATTTCCCTTTATTGACCCGTGTCAGCGGTGCGTACCGCATGCCACACTTTTAAAGCATCGACGGTGAGCGCTACATCGTGCACGCGAATGATGCGCGCACCCCGTTCAGCGGCGCAAATTGCGGCAGCAATACTTGCCGCGGCCCGCTCGTTAGCCGGCCGGCCAGTGACAGCGCCTAGCATCGATTTACGCGATACACCAATGAGTAACGGTACGTCAGCCGGTGCTAGCTGCGCCAAGCGCGCCAGCAAAGTGTAATTATGCTCAAGCGTTTTGCCAAACCCAAACCCAGGGTCCACGCTCATGCGCGTGCGCTCGATCCCGGCGGCTTCCAGCGCGACAATACGCGCTTGCAAAAAAGCCGCGACCTCGCTCGCCACGTCTTGATATGAAGGAGCTTTTTGCATTGTCTGTGGATCGCCACTCATATGCATCACGCATAGACCACAACTACTCTGCTTGATTTGCTCAAGCGCGCCCGGCTGCCGAAAACCCCAAATATCGTTGATTAAATCTACGCCCTCAGCCAAAGCTGCGCGCATCACCTCAGGTTTATGGGTATCGATAGAAAGCGGTATGCCAATTTCACGCAACGCTTTGATCATGGGCAACACACGACCGAGCTCTTGGTTAAGGGGTACGGCCTGCGCGCCTGGGCGCGTCGATTCGCCCCCAATATCAATCAGATCCGCACCCTCGTCAACCATTTGGTGCGCACGCGCCAAGGCAGCCTCATGCGGAAGAAAACGCGCACCGTCATAAAATGAATCGGGGGTGATATTAAGAATCCCCATCACCAGCGGGCGAGTTAGCGCAAGACGAAAACGCCCGCATTGGAATTCACTCGGACCAGGGGGATGCATGCTTTGCCCAGTAGAATTTAAATAAAGCCAAAATACAATGAGCTGGCCCAGTCGCGCCAGCTCATTCTTATTGCAATCAATTAACGTGCTTCAGCAGGCTTCGCCGTATTTGAGGTTTTAACTTCAGCATAATCATTACCACCCCCAGCCGCCGAGCTTCCATCAGATGAATCGCTTTTAGGTGGGCGGGGAGGAGTGCCGGCCATAATGTCGTTAACTTGGTCGGCATCAATGGTTTCCCATTCAAGCAAAGCCTTCGCCATCACTTCAACTTTATCGCGGTTATTCTCGAGCAAATAGCGCGCGCGCTGATATTCTTGATCAAGAAGCCGGCGAATTTCTGCATCCACTTTTTGTTGTGTGGCTTCAGATACTGATTTTGAAGATACCCTGCCGAACATGGATTCTTGCTCGGTATCGACGTAAACCATAGTTCCTAGCACATCCGACATGCCATAGCGCGTAACCATATCACGCGCTATTTTAGTGGCGCGCTCAAAATCGTTTGAAGCTCCAGTAGACATTGAGTTGAGAAACACTTCCTCCGCGATCCGACCACCGAAAAGAATGGCGATTTCTTCCA
The Mycoavidus cysteinexigens genome window above contains:
- the folP gene encoding dihydropteroate synthase, with protein sequence MHPPGPSEFQCGRFRLALTRPLVMGILNITPDSFYDGARFLPHEAALARAHQMVDEGADLIDIGGESTRPGAQAVPLNQELGRVLPMIKALREIGIPLSIDTHKPEVMRAALAEGVDLINDIWGFRQPGALEQIKQSSCGLCVMHMSGDPQTMQKAPSYQDVASEVAAFLQARIVALEAAGIERTRMSVDPGFGFGKTLEHNYTLLARLAQLAPADVPLLIGVSRKSMLGAVTGRPANERAAASIAAAICAAERGARIIRVHDVALTVDALKVWHAVRTADTGQ
- the glmM gene encoding phosphoglucosamine mutase, producing the protein MKRHYFGTDGIRGKVGELPITPDFVLRLGYVAGKVLAGADQRLAAGSRPTVLIGKDTRVSGYMLEAALEAGLSAAGVDVMLAGPMPTPGVAYLTRALRLAAGVVISASHNPYYDNGIKFFSADGNKLPDEIERAIEADLERDLVCAPSEKLGKARRLDDAAGRYIEFCKSTFPAQFDLRGMKLVVDCAHGAAYDIAPHVFHELGADVVALGTQPNGFNINQDCGATAPNALIEAVRANHADLGIALDGDADRLQVVDAAGRLYNGDELLYALVVDRIATDGKVAGVVGTQMTNLAVEIALQRLGVAFERAAVGDRYVLERLRERGWQLGAEGSGHILSLDRHTTGDGIVSGLLVLAALKRSGSSLATILREVQLFPQKLINIRLHPENNWQTNHEVKATIADAERALGDTGRVLIRASGTEPVLRVMVEAAAATAASHYAEAIAEKVRAA